In Zonotrichia albicollis isolate bZonAlb1 chromosome 3, bZonAlb1.hap1, whole genome shotgun sequence, a single window of DNA contains:
- the NPHP1 gene encoding nephrocystin-1 isoform X1 gives MSPAGAAGGARDLPELGAAGAGPWSAPAPPRARHPAAPGLPRCPATMSERRARGPLQRVQRRSRELRAQVPGPYRVEALRAESAAAAPGQREPLRLRCTELKELVEENTKALHALKKADEPAPVGNYSQRKEEEEKLLLRLSQQLQKLLLVLDQDNVTRNYPGGEEHQKGSHAEEGNEEEEESEDEESEEEDTEEEDDEKLLDDPNVRECVAVGNFDAQQEGDLTFVKGETLLIHDKKEDGWWVAENSKGERGLVPRTYLAVPKEEEESQEESEEHIEVVDETADGAEIKKRTDSHWSAVRAIVENDTVEVLTTTGAVPAGFRPSMLFQLLEEGEEFRASYYLQPKLTPSQLAFKDLVWNSERNTIHPRATRVSLIVTLCSCKMIPPPGSGVRVLSRHVRLCLFDGSRVLSNIHTVRATWLPKNPQTWTFSPRVMGILPSLLDGDCFVRSNSLSADIGILFELGITYKCNQHGQWSPAPVYTDRACPSGICCWKAQQSTGERGELSCGWAFLKLFTSSGIPIPSKMHELVLSGGTPYERGVEVDPSISRRAGSGVFQQFMSLRKQPVLLVKVKSPSVHSKDILNFLPETLVGGMCYIHLLVFYRQILGDALLKDRTSMQSTDLICNPVLATFPQLLDQPDLMDALRSAWAEKERTLKRIEKRDQEFLKDAFVLVYHDSVFPLLCSTSLPSYRWAEEEVELSRWKVIHDFLKRSQERDGALEYLLSSENTHRAFDISELAYDFLGEVRKNNPGE, from the exons ATGAGCCCCGCCGGAGCTGCTGGGGGTGCGAGGGACCTTCCCGAGCTCGGGGCTGCGGGGGCCGGGCCGTGGAGCGCtccggccccgccccgggccCGTCATCCGGCGgcgccggggctgccccgtTGCCCGGCGACGATGTCGgagcggcgggcgcgggggcCGCTGCAGCGGGTGCAGCGCCGGAGCCGGGAGCTGCGGGCACAGGTACCGGGGCCGTACCGG GTGGAGGCGCTGCGGGCGGAGAGCGCGGCCGCAGCCCCCGGGCAGCGGGAGCCCCTTCGGCTGAG ATGTACAGAGCTGAAGGAATTGGTGGAGGAGAATACAAAGGCTCTCCATGCTTTGAAAAAA GCTGACGAGCCTGCGCCGGTGGGGAATTACAGCcagaggaaggaagaggaagaaaagctgTTGCTGAGactctcccagcagctgcagaaactCCTTCTTGTCTTGGATCAGGATAATGTGACAAGAAATTATCCAGG GGGTGAGGAACACCAGAAAGGCTCTCATGCAGAAGAGGGaaatgaagaagaggaggagagtgAAGATGAAGAAAGTGAGGAGGAAGACACTGAAGAAGAAGATGATGAGAAGTTGTTGGATGATCCAAATGTTAGAGAATGTGTTGCTGTTGGGAACTTTGATGCCCAGCAGGAAGGGGATCTCACATTTGTG AAAGGTGAAACCCTGCTCATACATGACAAGAAGGAGGATGGCTGGTGGGTAGCTGAAAATTCCAAGGGGGAGAGAGGCCTCGTTCCCAGGACCTACCTTGCG GTTCctaaggaagaggaagaaagccAGGAGGAGTCAGAAGAACACATAGAAGTGGTGGATGAAACAGCAGATGgagctgaaattaaaaaaag AACAGATTCCCACTGGAGTGCTGTCCGAGCCATTGTAGAG AATGACACAGTGGAGGTGCTGACCACCACAGGGGCAGTTCCTGCAGGGTTTCGCCCATCCATGCTGttccagctcctggaggaaG GTGAAGAATTTCGAGCAAGTTACTACTTGCAACCCAAGCTTACTCCATCCCAGCTGGCTTTCAAAGACCTGGTGTGGAACTCTGAGAGAAATACT ATCCATCCTAGAGCCACCAGAGTGTCCCTGATTGTCACTTTGTGCAGCTGCAAGATGATCCCTCCCCCTGGGAGCGGCGTGCGCGTCCTCAGCCGGCACGTCCGGCTCTGCCTCTTCGATGGCAGCCGG GTGCTGAGTAACATTCACACAGTGAGAGCCACGTGGCTGCCTAAAAATCCTCAAACTTGGACCTTTTCTCCAAGG GTGATGGGTATCTTACCCAGCTTGCTTGATGGTGACTGTTTTGTCAGGTCCAACTCCCTGTCTGCAGACATTGGGATCTTGTTTGAGCTTGGCATCACGTACAAGTGCAAT CAGCATGGACAGTGGTCTCCAGCTCCAGTTTACACAGATAGAGCCTGTCCATCTGGGATATGCTGCTGGAAAGCACAACAG tcaACAGGTGAAAGaggagagctgagctgtggctgggccTTTCTGAAGCTTTTCACTTCCAGTGGGATTCCTATTCCTTCCAA GATGCATGAGCTGGTCCTGAGTGGTGGAACTCCCTATGAGAGAGGTGTTGAGGTTGACCCATCAATATCGAGGAGAG CAGGCTCCGGGGTTTTTCAGCAGTTCATGAGCCTCAGGAAGCAGCCTGTGCTTCTGGTGAAGGTGAAGTCACCGAGTGTGCACTCGAAAGACATCCTGAA TTTTCTCCCTGAAACATTAGTTGGGGGCATGTGCTACATCCACCTCCTGGTGTTTTATCGGCAAATCCTTGGAGATGCCCTCCTGAAGGACAGGACGAGCATGCAGAGCACAG aCTTAATCTGTAATCCTGTGTTAGCAACTTTCCCTCAACTCCTGGATCAGCCAGACCTGATGGATGCACTTCGG aGTGCCTGGGCTGAGAAAGAAAGAACATTGAAGAGAATTGAGAAG AGAGATCAAGAATTCCTGAAGGATGCGTTTGTCCTGGTGTACCACGACTCTgtgttccctctgctctgctccacgTCCCTCCCCAGCTACAGATGGGCTGAGGAGGAGGTGGAATTGTCTCGCTGGAAGGTGATCCATGACTTCCTGAAGAGGAGCCAGGAGAGAGATGGTGCCCTGGAGTACCTGCTGTCATCAGAAAACACCCACAGAGCCTTTGACATCTCAGAGCTGGCCTATGATTTCTTAGGAGAAGTGAGGAAAAACAATCCTGGAGAATGA
- the NPHP1 gene encoding nephrocystin-1 isoform X2, producing MSPAGAAGGARDLPELGAAGAGPWSAPAPPRARHPAAPGLPRCPATMSERRARGPLQRVQRRSRELRAQVPGPYRVEALRAESAAAAPGQREPLRLRCTELKELVEENTKALHALKKADEPAPVGNYSQRKEEEEKLLLRLSQQLQKLLLVLDQDNVTRNYPGGEEHQKGSHAEEGNEEEEESEDEESEEEDTEEEDDEKLLDDPNVRECVAVGNFDAQQEGDLTFVKGETLLIHDKKEDGWWVAENSKGERGLVPRTYLAVPKEEEESQEESEEHIEVVDETADGAEIKKRTDSHWSAVRAIVENDTVEVLTTTGAVPAGFRPSMLFQLLEEGEEFRASYYLQPKLTPSQLAFKDLVWNSERNTIHPRATRVSLIVTLCSCKMIPPPGSGVRVLSRHVRLCLFDGSRVLSNIHTVRATWLPKNPQTWTFSPRVMGILPSLLDGDCFVRSNSLSADIGILFELGITYKCNHGQWSPAPVYTDRACPSGICCWKAQQSTGERGELSCGWAFLKLFTSSGIPIPSKMHELVLSGGTPYERGVEVDPSISRRAGSGVFQQFMSLRKQPVLLVKVKSPSVHSKDILNFLPETLVGGMCYIHLLVFYRQILGDALLKDRTSMQSTDLICNPVLATFPQLLDQPDLMDALRSAWAEKERTLKRIEKRDQEFLKDAFVLVYHDSVFPLLCSTSLPSYRWAEEEVELSRWKVIHDFLKRSQERDGALEYLLSSENTHRAFDISELAYDFLGEVRKNNPGE from the exons ATGAGCCCCGCCGGAGCTGCTGGGGGTGCGAGGGACCTTCCCGAGCTCGGGGCTGCGGGGGCCGGGCCGTGGAGCGCtccggccccgccccgggccCGTCATCCGGCGgcgccggggctgccccgtTGCCCGGCGACGATGTCGgagcggcgggcgcgggggcCGCTGCAGCGGGTGCAGCGCCGGAGCCGGGAGCTGCGGGCACAGGTACCGGGGCCGTACCGG GTGGAGGCGCTGCGGGCGGAGAGCGCGGCCGCAGCCCCCGGGCAGCGGGAGCCCCTTCGGCTGAG ATGTACAGAGCTGAAGGAATTGGTGGAGGAGAATACAAAGGCTCTCCATGCTTTGAAAAAA GCTGACGAGCCTGCGCCGGTGGGGAATTACAGCcagaggaaggaagaggaagaaaagctgTTGCTGAGactctcccagcagctgcagaaactCCTTCTTGTCTTGGATCAGGATAATGTGACAAGAAATTATCCAGG GGGTGAGGAACACCAGAAAGGCTCTCATGCAGAAGAGGGaaatgaagaagaggaggagagtgAAGATGAAGAAAGTGAGGAGGAAGACACTGAAGAAGAAGATGATGAGAAGTTGTTGGATGATCCAAATGTTAGAGAATGTGTTGCTGTTGGGAACTTTGATGCCCAGCAGGAAGGGGATCTCACATTTGTG AAAGGTGAAACCCTGCTCATACATGACAAGAAGGAGGATGGCTGGTGGGTAGCTGAAAATTCCAAGGGGGAGAGAGGCCTCGTTCCCAGGACCTACCTTGCG GTTCctaaggaagaggaagaaagccAGGAGGAGTCAGAAGAACACATAGAAGTGGTGGATGAAACAGCAGATGgagctgaaattaaaaaaag AACAGATTCCCACTGGAGTGCTGTCCGAGCCATTGTAGAG AATGACACAGTGGAGGTGCTGACCACCACAGGGGCAGTTCCTGCAGGGTTTCGCCCATCCATGCTGttccagctcctggaggaaG GTGAAGAATTTCGAGCAAGTTACTACTTGCAACCCAAGCTTACTCCATCCCAGCTGGCTTTCAAAGACCTGGTGTGGAACTCTGAGAGAAATACT ATCCATCCTAGAGCCACCAGAGTGTCCCTGATTGTCACTTTGTGCAGCTGCAAGATGATCCCTCCCCCTGGGAGCGGCGTGCGCGTCCTCAGCCGGCACGTCCGGCTCTGCCTCTTCGATGGCAGCCGG GTGCTGAGTAACATTCACACAGTGAGAGCCACGTGGCTGCCTAAAAATCCTCAAACTTGGACCTTTTCTCCAAGG GTGATGGGTATCTTACCCAGCTTGCTTGATGGTGACTGTTTTGTCAGGTCCAACTCCCTGTCTGCAGACATTGGGATCTTGTTTGAGCTTGGCATCACGTACAAGTGCAAT CATGGACAGTGGTCTCCAGCTCCAGTTTACACAGATAGAGCCTGTCCATCTGGGATATGCTGCTGGAAAGCACAACAG tcaACAGGTGAAAGaggagagctgagctgtggctgggccTTTCTGAAGCTTTTCACTTCCAGTGGGATTCCTATTCCTTCCAA GATGCATGAGCTGGTCCTGAGTGGTGGAACTCCCTATGAGAGAGGTGTTGAGGTTGACCCATCAATATCGAGGAGAG CAGGCTCCGGGGTTTTTCAGCAGTTCATGAGCCTCAGGAAGCAGCCTGTGCTTCTGGTGAAGGTGAAGTCACCGAGTGTGCACTCGAAAGACATCCTGAA TTTTCTCCCTGAAACATTAGTTGGGGGCATGTGCTACATCCACCTCCTGGTGTTTTATCGGCAAATCCTTGGAGATGCCCTCCTGAAGGACAGGACGAGCATGCAGAGCACAG aCTTAATCTGTAATCCTGTGTTAGCAACTTTCCCTCAACTCCTGGATCAGCCAGACCTGATGGATGCACTTCGG aGTGCCTGGGCTGAGAAAGAAAGAACATTGAAGAGAATTGAGAAG AGAGATCAAGAATTCCTGAAGGATGCGTTTGTCCTGGTGTACCACGACTCTgtgttccctctgctctgctccacgTCCCTCCCCAGCTACAGATGGGCTGAGGAGGAGGTGGAATTGTCTCGCTGGAAGGTGATCCATGACTTCCTGAAGAGGAGCCAGGAGAGAGATGGTGCCCTGGAGTACCTGCTGTCATCAGAAAACACCCACAGAGCCTTTGACATCTCAGAGCTGGCCTATGATTTCTTAGGAGAAGTGAGGAAAAACAATCCTGGAGAATGA
- the NPHP1 gene encoding nephrocystin-1 isoform X3 has translation MSPAGAAGGARDLPELGAAGAGPWSAPAPPRARHPAAPGLPRCPATMSERRARGPLQRVQRRSRELRAQVPGPYRVEALRAESAAAAPGQREPLRLRCTELKELVEENTKALHALKKADEPAPVGNYSQRKEEEEKLLLRLSQQLQKLLLVLDQDNVTRNYPGGEEHQKGSHAEEGNEEEEESEDEESEEEDTEEEDDEKLLDDPNVRECVAVGNFDAQQEGDLTFVKGETLLIHDKKEDGWWVAENSKGERGLVPRTYLAVPKEEEESQEESEEHIEVVDETADGAEIKKRTDSHWSAVRAIVENDTVEVLTTTGAVPAGFRPSMLFQLLEEGEEFRASYYLQPKLTPSQLAFKDLVWNSERNTIHPRATRVSLIVTLCSCKMIPPPGSGVRVLSRHVRLCLFDGSRVLSNIHTVRATWLPKNPQTWTFSPRVMGILPSLLDGDCFVRSNSLSADIGILFELGITYKCNQHGQWSPAPVYTDRACPSGICCWKAQQSTGERGELSCGWAFLKLFTSSGIPIPSKMHELVLSGGTPYERGVEVDPSISRRGSGVFQQFMSLRKQPVLLVKVKSPSVHSKDILNFLPETLVGGMCYIHLLVFYRQILGDALLKDRTSMQSTDLICNPVLATFPQLLDQPDLMDALRSAWAEKERTLKRIEKRDQEFLKDAFVLVYHDSVFPLLCSTSLPSYRWAEEEVELSRWKVIHDFLKRSQERDGALEYLLSSENTHRAFDISELAYDFLGEVRKNNPGE, from the exons ATGAGCCCCGCCGGAGCTGCTGGGGGTGCGAGGGACCTTCCCGAGCTCGGGGCTGCGGGGGCCGGGCCGTGGAGCGCtccggccccgccccgggccCGTCATCCGGCGgcgccggggctgccccgtTGCCCGGCGACGATGTCGgagcggcgggcgcgggggcCGCTGCAGCGGGTGCAGCGCCGGAGCCGGGAGCTGCGGGCACAGGTACCGGGGCCGTACCGG GTGGAGGCGCTGCGGGCGGAGAGCGCGGCCGCAGCCCCCGGGCAGCGGGAGCCCCTTCGGCTGAG ATGTACAGAGCTGAAGGAATTGGTGGAGGAGAATACAAAGGCTCTCCATGCTTTGAAAAAA GCTGACGAGCCTGCGCCGGTGGGGAATTACAGCcagaggaaggaagaggaagaaaagctgTTGCTGAGactctcccagcagctgcagaaactCCTTCTTGTCTTGGATCAGGATAATGTGACAAGAAATTATCCAGG GGGTGAGGAACACCAGAAAGGCTCTCATGCAGAAGAGGGaaatgaagaagaggaggagagtgAAGATGAAGAAAGTGAGGAGGAAGACACTGAAGAAGAAGATGATGAGAAGTTGTTGGATGATCCAAATGTTAGAGAATGTGTTGCTGTTGGGAACTTTGATGCCCAGCAGGAAGGGGATCTCACATTTGTG AAAGGTGAAACCCTGCTCATACATGACAAGAAGGAGGATGGCTGGTGGGTAGCTGAAAATTCCAAGGGGGAGAGAGGCCTCGTTCCCAGGACCTACCTTGCG GTTCctaaggaagaggaagaaagccAGGAGGAGTCAGAAGAACACATAGAAGTGGTGGATGAAACAGCAGATGgagctgaaattaaaaaaag AACAGATTCCCACTGGAGTGCTGTCCGAGCCATTGTAGAG AATGACACAGTGGAGGTGCTGACCACCACAGGGGCAGTTCCTGCAGGGTTTCGCCCATCCATGCTGttccagctcctggaggaaG GTGAAGAATTTCGAGCAAGTTACTACTTGCAACCCAAGCTTACTCCATCCCAGCTGGCTTTCAAAGACCTGGTGTGGAACTCTGAGAGAAATACT ATCCATCCTAGAGCCACCAGAGTGTCCCTGATTGTCACTTTGTGCAGCTGCAAGATGATCCCTCCCCCTGGGAGCGGCGTGCGCGTCCTCAGCCGGCACGTCCGGCTCTGCCTCTTCGATGGCAGCCGG GTGCTGAGTAACATTCACACAGTGAGAGCCACGTGGCTGCCTAAAAATCCTCAAACTTGGACCTTTTCTCCAAGG GTGATGGGTATCTTACCCAGCTTGCTTGATGGTGACTGTTTTGTCAGGTCCAACTCCCTGTCTGCAGACATTGGGATCTTGTTTGAGCTTGGCATCACGTACAAGTGCAAT CAGCATGGACAGTGGTCTCCAGCTCCAGTTTACACAGATAGAGCCTGTCCATCTGGGATATGCTGCTGGAAAGCACAACAG tcaACAGGTGAAAGaggagagctgagctgtggctgggccTTTCTGAAGCTTTTCACTTCCAGTGGGATTCCTATTCCTTCCAA GATGCATGAGCTGGTCCTGAGTGGTGGAACTCCCTATGAGAGAGGTGTTGAGGTTGACCCATCAATATCGAGGAGAG GCTCCGGGGTTTTTCAGCAGTTCATGAGCCTCAGGAAGCAGCCTGTGCTTCTGGTGAAGGTGAAGTCACCGAGTGTGCACTCGAAAGACATCCTGAA TTTTCTCCCTGAAACATTAGTTGGGGGCATGTGCTACATCCACCTCCTGGTGTTTTATCGGCAAATCCTTGGAGATGCCCTCCTGAAGGACAGGACGAGCATGCAGAGCACAG aCTTAATCTGTAATCCTGTGTTAGCAACTTTCCCTCAACTCCTGGATCAGCCAGACCTGATGGATGCACTTCGG aGTGCCTGGGCTGAGAAAGAAAGAACATTGAAGAGAATTGAGAAG AGAGATCAAGAATTCCTGAAGGATGCGTTTGTCCTGGTGTACCACGACTCTgtgttccctctgctctgctccacgTCCCTCCCCAGCTACAGATGGGCTGAGGAGGAGGTGGAATTGTCTCGCTGGAAGGTGATCCATGACTTCCTGAAGAGGAGCCAGGAGAGAGATGGTGCCCTGGAGTACCTGCTGTCATCAGAAAACACCCACAGAGCCTTTGACATCTCAGAGCTGGCCTATGATTTCTTAGGAGAAGTGAGGAAAAACAATCCTGGAGAATGA
- the NPHP1 gene encoding nephrocystin-1 isoform X5: MSPAGAAGGARDLPELGAAGAGPWSAPAPPRARHPAAPGLPRCPATMSERRARGPLQRVQRRSRELRAQVPGPYRVEALRAESAAAAPGQREPLRLRCTELKELVEENTKALHALKKADEPAPVGNYSQRKEEEEKLLLRLSQQLQKLLLVLDQDNVTRNYPGGEEHQKGSHAEEGNEEEEESEDEESEEEDTEEEDDEKLLDDPNVRECVAVGNFDAQQEGDLTFVKGETLLIHDKKEDGWWVAENSKGERGLVPRTYLAVPKEEEESQEESEEHIEVVDETADGAEIKKRTDSHWSAVRAIVENDTVEVLTTTGAVPAGFRPSMLFQLLEEGEEFRASYYLQPKLTPSQLAFKDLVWNSERNTIHPRATRVSLIVTLCSCKMIPPPGSGVRVLSRHVRLCLFDGSRVLSNIHTVRATWLPKNPQTWTFSPRVMGILPSLLDGDCFVRSNSLSADIGILFELGITYKCNSTGERGELSCGWAFLKLFTSSGIPIPSKMHELVLSGGTPYERGVEVDPSISRRAGSGVFQQFMSLRKQPVLLVKVKSPSVHSKDILNFLPETLVGGMCYIHLLVFYRQILGDALLKDRTSMQSTDLICNPVLATFPQLLDQPDLMDALRSAWAEKERTLKRIEKRDQEFLKDAFVLVYHDSVFPLLCSTSLPSYRWAEEEVELSRWKVIHDFLKRSQERDGALEYLLSSENTHRAFDISELAYDFLGEVRKNNPGE; encoded by the exons ATGAGCCCCGCCGGAGCTGCTGGGGGTGCGAGGGACCTTCCCGAGCTCGGGGCTGCGGGGGCCGGGCCGTGGAGCGCtccggccccgccccgggccCGTCATCCGGCGgcgccggggctgccccgtTGCCCGGCGACGATGTCGgagcggcgggcgcgggggcCGCTGCAGCGGGTGCAGCGCCGGAGCCGGGAGCTGCGGGCACAGGTACCGGGGCCGTACCGG GTGGAGGCGCTGCGGGCGGAGAGCGCGGCCGCAGCCCCCGGGCAGCGGGAGCCCCTTCGGCTGAG ATGTACAGAGCTGAAGGAATTGGTGGAGGAGAATACAAAGGCTCTCCATGCTTTGAAAAAA GCTGACGAGCCTGCGCCGGTGGGGAATTACAGCcagaggaaggaagaggaagaaaagctgTTGCTGAGactctcccagcagctgcagaaactCCTTCTTGTCTTGGATCAGGATAATGTGACAAGAAATTATCCAGG GGGTGAGGAACACCAGAAAGGCTCTCATGCAGAAGAGGGaaatgaagaagaggaggagagtgAAGATGAAGAAAGTGAGGAGGAAGACACTGAAGAAGAAGATGATGAGAAGTTGTTGGATGATCCAAATGTTAGAGAATGTGTTGCTGTTGGGAACTTTGATGCCCAGCAGGAAGGGGATCTCACATTTGTG AAAGGTGAAACCCTGCTCATACATGACAAGAAGGAGGATGGCTGGTGGGTAGCTGAAAATTCCAAGGGGGAGAGAGGCCTCGTTCCCAGGACCTACCTTGCG GTTCctaaggaagaggaagaaagccAGGAGGAGTCAGAAGAACACATAGAAGTGGTGGATGAAACAGCAGATGgagctgaaattaaaaaaag AACAGATTCCCACTGGAGTGCTGTCCGAGCCATTGTAGAG AATGACACAGTGGAGGTGCTGACCACCACAGGGGCAGTTCCTGCAGGGTTTCGCCCATCCATGCTGttccagctcctggaggaaG GTGAAGAATTTCGAGCAAGTTACTACTTGCAACCCAAGCTTACTCCATCCCAGCTGGCTTTCAAAGACCTGGTGTGGAACTCTGAGAGAAATACT ATCCATCCTAGAGCCACCAGAGTGTCCCTGATTGTCACTTTGTGCAGCTGCAAGATGATCCCTCCCCCTGGGAGCGGCGTGCGCGTCCTCAGCCGGCACGTCCGGCTCTGCCTCTTCGATGGCAGCCGG GTGCTGAGTAACATTCACACAGTGAGAGCCACGTGGCTGCCTAAAAATCCTCAAACTTGGACCTTTTCTCCAAGG GTGATGGGTATCTTACCCAGCTTGCTTGATGGTGACTGTTTTGTCAGGTCCAACTCCCTGTCTGCAGACATTGGGATCTTGTTTGAGCTTGGCATCACGTACAAGTGCAAT tcaACAGGTGAAAGaggagagctgagctgtggctgggccTTTCTGAAGCTTTTCACTTCCAGTGGGATTCCTATTCCTTCCAA GATGCATGAGCTGGTCCTGAGTGGTGGAACTCCCTATGAGAGAGGTGTTGAGGTTGACCCATCAATATCGAGGAGAG CAGGCTCCGGGGTTTTTCAGCAGTTCATGAGCCTCAGGAAGCAGCCTGTGCTTCTGGTGAAGGTGAAGTCACCGAGTGTGCACTCGAAAGACATCCTGAA TTTTCTCCCTGAAACATTAGTTGGGGGCATGTGCTACATCCACCTCCTGGTGTTTTATCGGCAAATCCTTGGAGATGCCCTCCTGAAGGACAGGACGAGCATGCAGAGCACAG aCTTAATCTGTAATCCTGTGTTAGCAACTTTCCCTCAACTCCTGGATCAGCCAGACCTGATGGATGCACTTCGG aGTGCCTGGGCTGAGAAAGAAAGAACATTGAAGAGAATTGAGAAG AGAGATCAAGAATTCCTGAAGGATGCGTTTGTCCTGGTGTACCACGACTCTgtgttccctctgctctgctccacgTCCCTCCCCAGCTACAGATGGGCTGAGGAGGAGGTGGAATTGTCTCGCTGGAAGGTGATCCATGACTTCCTGAAGAGGAGCCAGGAGAGAGATGGTGCCCTGGAGTACCTGCTGTCATCAGAAAACACCCACAGAGCCTTTGACATCTCAGAGCTGGCCTATGATTTCTTAGGAGAAGTGAGGAAAAACAATCCTGGAGAATGA